In one Culex quinquefasciatus strain JHB chromosome 2, VPISU_Cqui_1.0_pri_paternal, whole genome shotgun sequence genomic region, the following are encoded:
- the LOC6049879 gene encoding LOW QUALITY PROTEIN: sphingolipid delta(4)-desaturase DES1 (The sequence of the model RefSeq protein was modified relative to this genomic sequence to represent the inferred CDS: inserted 1 base in 1 codon) — MGQHVSRTDFEWVYNEQPHIGRRDVMLKKYPEIKKLYGPDPKFKYIVTAMVLMQIFMLQVMQDQSWKMIVLVAYCFGGVINHSLMLANHEISHNMAFGYGRPLANRYFGMWCNLPIGFPMSVSFKKYHILHHRHLADEHLDPDVPSILEAKLFCTTLGKFIWVVLQPXFYAIRPLFVNPLPVERLEVINTIVQLAFNTAVVYLFGWKAMFYLIIGSLLAMGLHPVAGHFIAEHYMYAKGFETYSYYGPLNWITFNVGYHNEHHDFPAIPGSRLPEVRKIAPEFYDTIPQHTSWVRVLYDFVMDPAIGPYARIKRRSVEKASKGDSIKAA; from the exons ATGGGTCAACACGTTTCCCGGACGGATTTCGAATGGGTCTACAACGAACAACCACACATCGGTCGACGCGATGTAATGCTGAAAAAGTATCCCGAGATCAAGAAGCTGTACGGACCAGATCCAAAGTTTAAATATATCGTAACAGCGATGGTACTTATGCAAATCTTCATGCTCCAAGTGATGCAAGATCAATCGTGGAAAATGATTGTCCTGGTAGCATACTGTTTCGGAGGTGTGATTAATCATTCGTTGATGCTGGCGAACCACGAGATATCTCACAACATGGCGTTTGGGTACGGAAGACCGCTGGCGAACCGGTACTTTGGAATGTGGTGCAACCTGCCGATTGGATTTCCCATGTCAGTGTCGTTTAAAAAATACCACATTCTACACCATCGACACCTGGCCGATGAACATTTGGATCCGGACGTTCCCAGCATTTTGGAAGCTAAATTGTTCTGCACCACATTGGGCAAATTCATTTGGGTGGTTCTGCAGC TGTTCTACGCTATCCGACCGCTGTTTGTTAATCCCCTTCCGGTGGAACGACTGGAAGTGATCAACACAATTGTACAGTTAGCATTCAACACTGCCGTGGTGTACTTATTCGGGTGGAAGGCCATGTTCTATCTAATCATTGGATCTCTCCTGGCTATGGGTCTTCATCCGGTAGCTGGACATTTTATAGCCGAGCATTACATGTACGCAAAGGGCTTCGAAACGTACTCGTACTACGGACCCCTGAACTGGATCACCTTCAACGTGGGCTACCACAACGAACATCACGATTTTCCCGCCATTCCCGGTAGCCGATTACCAGAAGTGCGAAAAATTGCACCCGAGTTCTACGACACCATACCACAGCATACGTCTTGGGTTCGAGTTTTGTACGATTTTGTTATGGATCCGGCCATCGGTCCTTACGCCCGGATAAAGCGAAGATCCGTGGAAAAAGCTAGCAAAG GTGACTCGATTAAAGCTGCGTAG
- the LOC6049880 gene encoding ubiquitin carboxyl-terminal hydrolase produces the protein MTTWLPLESNPDVLNKYLEKLGVSPLWNIVDIYSMDDDALAFVPSPLKSLIFLFPCSDVYEEFRAKEDAELKAKNIEHPKDLFYLRQYVHNACGTIALVHAVLNNPDIELTEGSVMKKYLDGARDLSPEERGKLLENDAGFTETHESVANEGQTAAPDINEKVYHHFVAFVHHGGKLYELDGRKNFPVEHGATTPDSLLKDAIGVCKQYIARDPTEVRFTLMGLTPSKTTHL, from the exons ATGACCACCTGGTTGCCactggaatcgaacccagat GTTCTCAACAAATACCTGGAAAAGCTGGGCGTTTCGCCGCTGTGGAACATCGTGGACATTTACAGCATGGACGATGACGCGCTGGCCTTTGTCCCGAGCCCGCTGAAGTCGCTGATTTTCCTGTTTCCCTGTTCCGATGTG TACGAAGAGTTCCGCGCCAAGGAGGACGCCGAGCTGAAGGCAAAGAACATCGAACATCCGAAGGACCTGTTCTATCTGAGGCAGTACGTGCACAATGCTTGCGGCACCATCGCCCTGGTCCACGCCGTTCTCAACAATCCGGACATCGAACTGACCGAGGGTTCCGTCATGAAGAAGTATCTGGATGGCGCCCGCGATCTCAGCCCGGAGGAGCGTGGCAAGCTGCTGGAGAATGACGCCGGGTTCACCGAGACGCACGAATCGGTGGCCAACGAGGGTCAAACGGCCGCGCCGGACATTAACGAGAAGGTGTACCACCACTTTGTGGCCTTTGTTCACCACGGCGGAAAGCTGTACGAGCTGGACGGGCGCAAGAACTTCCCCGTGGAGCATGGAGCAACCACGCCGGACAGTCTGCTCAAGGATGCCATCGGCGTTTGCAAACAATACATCGCACGCGACCCGACGGAAGTTCGCTTCACACTGATGGGGCTGACTCCCAGTAAAACCACCCACCTTTAA